The Verrucomicrobiota bacterium genome segment AATGGAACTGCCCGATCGGACAGACGTATTTGCAGAAGCTCGCGCCCCGGAAGATGCCGTCGATCACGAAGGCCGCAGTAAAATACCCGACGATGATCCACGCGGTCAGCCAAGGGCTGTTCCAGAGAGAAAATGCCTCGTAGGCCCACAAGTAAATGGCCAGGAGCAGGACGGCAATCCATTTCGACCGCAACGCCCGCGGCCAGTTCCGGTCGGCGGGCAGAAATTTGCGTCCTATGTCCCGCAGGAACGTGAAAGGGCACGCATAACAAAACACGTTTCCGAGCAGGACGAGGGCGATGACGGTGAAGCCTCGCCAGTGTATCCAGGGCAGCACCCCGGCAAGGTTCAAGGGCGCAACCTGCGGGCCGAAAAACCCGTCGGCAACGATCGCTGCCGCCAGCAGGAACAAAACAGACTGGATCACGCGCCGTGTGACCAGCGATTTCAGCACCCGGCCGAGATAGGGTAAGCGCAGAAGATCCGTTCGGCGCGGCCCGGACGGATACCGCGCCGGGGAAAGAGAAGACCCGGCCGGGACCGGCATCGGGCGATAGCGCCGCGGCGGCGAAAGAAATTGCCAGGCGATAACGCCGGCCGGAATCAGAAAGAGGAGAGATCCCGGCACCCACATGATGGCGCCGGCGATGTTTTGATCTGAGACTGCGCTGATGTTGCCCAGCCGGGGCACCCGTTCGTAAGTGGGGTAAAGGACCCGGTCGTAAAAACTCAGGAAGGCGGACAGCGCGGTGTTCTCAAAATCGGCGAGGAGCAGGTATGGAATCATCGCCCAGCGCGGCCAGCGCGGCCGGCTCGGCCAGGGCTGGATCACGGGCCACCAGAACAAGAGGGCGGTGGTCAGAAAGCAGGCGTGCTCGAACTCGTGCCACGCTGATGAGTGCAGCGTCAGTTCGTAAAAGGGGGGCAGGTGCCAAAGCAAAGTCGCGGCAACGTACGCCAGCCAGCAAACGGCCGGATGCGTCAGCCGGCGTCCGGCTTGTTTGAGCCACGGGCTGGTGAGCAGCGGTCCGGCGACGTCGCGCGCCAGCCAGCGCGGCATTCCGCTGAGCAGCGGCAAGTACGGCTGCCCGAGCAGGAGGAGGGCAGGGGCCACCATCATCAGGAGCAGGTGCTGCACCATGTGAACCTGCAGCAAAAGGCTGCCGAATGCGTCCAGGGGTGAACAAATGGCGATGAAAACCGTGAACAACCCGCCTTCGAAACAGCACAAACGCCAACCGTCAAAGCGTCCCGGCGCAAGCCGGCGGACCCTGAACCAGCCGCGCAGGTAAACCACGCCGGCTAAAAACAGCAGCAGGACCGGCTCAAGGCGGAAAGACCATGAACCATAAATCGCGTCGTTTACATCCATTGAAACTCTGCGGGCTGCCAGGACCCGCTTACCCTATTGCCACTGCCCCGCGAAAATGCAAAAACCGCGCGGGCGGTTCTCAGCCCGCGCGGTCGTTGAAAAAAAGGGGATCTCAGTCGTGGTGATCGGCCCGGGGCGGTTGTTCAACCCCGGGCGGCGGCGGCGCGTTCTTCACCGGTTGCAGGCCGGCCGGTTCGCCCGCACGGTAACCCTTCGACGGAATTTCCGGGTCACGCGCCGGGATCTCGTTGCGTGGGTGCAACGAGGCGAGGTACGCGACCAGACAGCGGACCTCCTCCTGCGAAAGGGTGTTTCCGTACGCCGGCATGTTGCCGCCGCCCTGAATCACCTGCCGGACCAGTTGGGGCTGCGTCATTCGGGTCCCAATGCGGGTCAGGTTAGGACCCCGCTGGCCGCCATCCTCACCGACCGCATGACAGTTCCGGCATTGCTTGTTCTGGAATACCACCGCGCCCGCCAGTTCGACCGGCGTACGGTCTTTGAGCAAATCCGGCGGAAGCAGGTTGTTGGACCACGCTTCCATGTGCGGCGACCACGGCCCGGTCATCCCAGCATAGGTCAGCATCCCGATCGTCAGATAAATCAGAATTACCGCAATGATCGAGACCGGGCGGCGGCGCCAGTTTTTTTCGCCTTCGCCGCAGACAAAGGGCAACAGGAACAATATGCCGATGGCGATCACCGGCATTACAAAGAAAAGCACGTATTCCGAGCCGTTCGGCAGCAGGGCCGCCGCCGACAAGAGCCACAGGAACGGAAAGTCCGGCTTGGCCTCGGAAATGACCAGGTTAGGCTGCGCCGGGATCGCAGGACCTTTAGGTCCCACGAATAACGCCAGGCAAACGATGGCGATTAACAGCAGCCCGTTCGCCACCAGGTCCTTACTGACCACGTCCGGCACAAACGGGGCGCCCTGGTCACGCAAAACCCGGTGGTAAAATTTGTCGTACGTCGCCCTTCGGACCTGGACGCCGGGCGCGGGCACTTCATTAATGCCCTTGCCGAGCACCAGCCGGAGGTGCACCGCCAGCATCGCCAGCAAAGTCCCCGGGATGATGAAGACGTGCAGCGCGAAGAAGCGGCTGAGCGTTTCACTCCCGATAATAGGCCCCCCTAACAACAGGCTGACAAGGTCACCCCCGATGACTGGGACGCGCCCCATGATCGCCGCCCCGATGCCTACGCCCCAGTACGCGTCGGCATCCCAGCGCATCACCTGGCCCGTAAACGCCATCCCCAAGGTGACCAGCAACAACACGACGCCGGTGATCCAGGTGAGTTCGCGCGGGTACTTGTAAGCGCCCCAGAGGAACACCTGCGTCATGTGCAGAGCCATCATGATCACCATCATGTTGGAACCCCAGTAGTGCATTCCGCGCATGAACCAGCCCAGGGGCGTAATGAAGTTCAGCGTTTCCAACGTCTGATAGGACTCGGCCGCGGACGGAACGTAGACGAAAGCGAGCAGGATACCGGTGACGAGCTGCATCACAAGGCACAGCGTCGTCATGCTTCCGAAGGTATAAAACCAGCTCCCGGTGCTCACCGGCACAGGGTGACCCGCCGTCTGTTCCCAAAGCTTGACGAGGTGGAGTCGCCGGTCCAACCAATTCGCGGCATTTCGAAGCGCGTTCATCATAACGTTGGCTATGCTTTCGGACTGAGCGGATGGGCGATGGTGGGCAGGTAACCGCCGTTGATCTGCAGTTCACCGTTTTCGATCTTGGACTCGTACTTGTAAAGCGGGCGCGGCGGCGGCCCGGCGGCGTGTTCGCCGTCGGCGTAAAATGCGCCTCCATGGCACGGGCAGAGAAAAAGCTTCGACTCTTCGAACCAACGCACCGGGCAGCCCAAATGCGTGCAATTCACCGCAAACACGGTGATTTCATTCTGCGCCAACCGTCGAACCCAGACCGGAATGTGGGCCGTCGGGCCGTCCTCGGGGCGGGCACCCGGATTGGTGAAAGATGCCATGCGGGTGGTGTTCTCAGGGAACTGGGAAAGCGATCCAAGCGAAATCCAGGTAGGAGGCGGCTTCCTGAAGCTGGCAAGCACAAAGCCGATCAGGGGCACGCCTACCATCGCCGCGGCAATCGCGTTTAATCCGACCCCCAGCCCGAACAAAAAATCACGGCGTGAGGGGGAGTCGGCCCGGATCCCCGGGGGCGGTGTATGCTCGTTTATATCGTGATCGTGATCGTGATCCGGATCCATAAATGGGAACTAGTGAGTTATGGGTGTCGGCCCCGGGGCGCCCGCCTCGACGAGCTCCGGGCTGGTCCGTTGGCGGTGTGAAATCAGCCAGGCCACCACGTCCGAAATTTCCTCCGGCGACATCGGCTTGTTCGGCACCAGTTGTTGGTAGTTCGGCATCCCGAGTTCCGGCCGCCCGGCAATCACGACGGACCGCAGGTACTGGTCGCTGACCAGGTGCAGGTAGTCGGAATTCACCACCGACCCGCCCTTGCCGCCGTTGCCATCCTCATTATGGCAGCTTGCACAGTAGGTCTTGAACGCCGTTCCGCCCCGGCCGGCGTCGGCCGGAGGCGCAGAATAGGGCGGAAGGGCTGTCCCGGCCGCCGGCGCACCGTTTTTCGCCCAGTCGTAGATGCCGTTCACCAGTGAGTCCATCTGCTCGGCCGTCAGATCTCCGTTATGCCCTTCCTCAAATCCCGGCATCAATGAATTTTGGACCCCCTCGGAAACCACTTTGCGCAGGACGTCGCGCGGAATCACCGCCAGGTAGAGCGGATTGTTCATCGCGATCGACGGAGTCAAATCCTTCCCATCGCTGTGGCAGGCCCGGCAGTTAGTCTGGTACAGGGTAGTAAACTCAGTGATTGAGCTCGGCGGTTTCCATCGGTCTTCCGGCCGGGGTTGGCCGGGGAACCGGCCGCAGCCCGTGACCGTCAGGCAGGCGAGGCCCGCCAGGCCGCAAAGAAAGTGCTGCCGCCCAAAATATTTCTTCATGGTTCCTTCCGCTCGGTTTCCATGGCGTGGACACCCAGCCGGGCCGCCAGCGACCAGGACTGCATCGTCTCGACCTTTGCAGACTTGTACACCACGTACCCGCCGACCACCCCGAAGGAAACCTGGCAGATTACGAACCAAAACCAATTGACGTGCTCTGCGAGCGCCGGGTTGATGATGTCGAAGATCGGCGCGAGAAGCGCCGTCCAGATCAGGGGCGTCACGATACCGCCCCAGAGCCATTCAAAACGGGCCGGCAGCATCGGCAGCAGAACGGTATAGAGCAGTCCGACCATAACGCAAATAATCCCGTGGGAAATCACCGCGACCAGGAAGGCGCCGATGTGAAATTGGTCCAGGGTTTGCACCGTGGCATCCGTCATTGACGGCAAAGCCGCCGCTGAGAGCAGGTTGATCGGATACCAGATGCTGTGTTGCGCCACCAACCCGTACAGCATGGCCAGGATTGCCATGGCGGCCCCTCCCGCCAGGCCGCCCTTGACCCCTGCCGAATACCGGTGAACCTTGACCGGGTAATAAGTCCGGTGCGATCCTCCACTCATCTCAATCGCGCTCACGCTGCGCGGCGAAACCTTTATGGGCGCAGCCCGCACCGCGGCGTAAGGTGAAATCTCGTGCTTCGGCACCGGGAAGACATCGCGGAACCAGCCGATCGCACCGGCCAATCCGACCAGAAGACCCACCAGCGACACGAATAGTTGGGTCACCACCCCGAGCGCGAGCAGGGTGACGCCCAAGGCCGCTATGATCGGCCATGCGGTGGGAAGCGGCAGTTCAACGCCGTCTTCATGTTCGTGCCCATGATGTTCGTCGTGAGAAGAATGCGCTGACGCCTCCGGGTGCGTCTCCTTCTTCGCCTGCGCGAGCGTGTATTGTTCAGGGTCCATCGGGAATCTTCCAGGTGCTTGCTAGTAAACTCTCGGGCTGATGATGTAAACGACGGTTAAAACCACCACCCAGACGGCATCGACGAAATGCCAGTACCAGGAAATCATTTCGATATGCTCGTGGTGCCGGTGCTGGATGGACCCGCGCAGCGAGGCGATCAGGACCATCGATAGAAGGAGCGCCCCGACCACCACGTGGCTCGCGTGTAAACCGACCAGCGAATAATAGGTCGACCCGAACAGGTTGCTGTTGAGGGTCAGGTGCTCCCGGTAGATCAGCTTGTTCCACTCCATCCCCGTATAAACAAGAAAACCGAGGCCCAGCAGGACGGTCACGCCCCACCACAGGTGGAACCGAGGCAGGTTGTTGTGCTTGAGCCAGTGCTCGGCCCTCACGATGGTGCCGCTGCTGCCGAACAGCATGATGCTGCCGAGGATCGGTAGTTCCAGCACTTCATGCGGGTACGGGCCGCTCAGGCTTTTGCCCATGTAGTAGACGTATGCTACCACGAATATGGTGAATAGCGCCGATTCGGTCAGAATCACCAGCGTCATCCCCACTTTACGGGGAGACGGCAGGGTCCATTCGGCGACGTTTACGGGGTTTTCAGCTGCTGCGTTGCTCACTTGTCTGCTCCCTTGATTGTTCCCTGGTGGTTACTCGAACTTCCAGTCGGGATCTTCCGGATGTTTGAGATCCCAAAGCGGACGGCGGCTGCGCACTTCGGGCAAGGTCTCGAAGTTGTAATCCGGCGGCGGAGAAGTGGTGGCCCACTCGAGCGTCCACGCGTCCCATGGATCCTCCCCGGCCTTCTTGCCGCGCCAGGCTGACCAGAAAAGGTTGAAGATGAAGATGACCGAGGCTACCCCCTGAATCAGTGCGCCGATCGTCGACAGCAGGTTCCAGATCTCCCAGCCCCGGCCCGGCTGGTAAGTGTAGATGCGCCGCGGCATACCCAGAATGCCCGCGAAGTGCTGCGGGTCGAACGTCAGGTGGAAGCCGATCGTGAAGAGCCAGAAATGCCACAGGCCAAGCCGGTGGTCCAGCATCCGGCCGAAGGCTTTCGGGTACCAGAAGTAGGTGCCGGAAAAGATGGCCATCACGATGCCGCCCACAATCACGTAATGGAAATGCGCTATGACGAAGTAGGAGTCGTTCAACTGCCAGTCATACGGTGCTACACCCAGCATGATGCCCGTCAGCCCGGCAATCAGGAATTGCAGGATGAAAGCGATGGAGAAGAGCATCGGCACTTCAAAGCGAATCTTGCCGCCCCACATGGTCCCCAGCCAGTTGAAGATCTTCAGACCGGTGGGGATCGCAATCACCATGGTCGCAAACGCAAAGAAGGTGACGCTGAAGGAGTTGAGGCCAACCGTGAACATGTGGTGAGCCCAGACCCCGGCGCTGACAAACCCGATCAGGACGCTGGCCGCCACCATCATGGGGTAGCCGAAGATCGGTTTGCGGGAAAAAACCGGCACCACTTCGTTCAGGATGCCGAAGGCCGGCAGCACCAGGATGTACACTTCCGGGTGACCGAATATCCAGAAGAAGTGCTGCCAGAGGATCGGCGAACCGCCCGCCAGCGGCTCGAAAAACTTCGCGCCCAGGTAACGTTGCAGCAGGAGCATGATCTGCGCGGCGGACAACGGCGGCAGGAAGACGACCACGAGAAACATGGTCGTCAGGCTCAGCCAGGTAAACAGCGGCATCCGGTAGAGCGTCATGCCCTTGGTCCGGTAACAGAAGATGGTCGTCATGATGTTGATGCCGCCCGTCACGCTGCCGATACCGCTCACCAGCAGGGCCAACGACCAGTAATCCACGCTCGGCCCCGGGTAGAAAGCGCGCGAGCTCAGCGGGGCAAGGGCAAACCAGGCCACCTCGGGCGGCCCGCCGGCCGCGTAAAGGCTCGGCCCGGTCACGTAACTCAGCAGAAGCAGGCACCCGCCGAAAAACGTGAGCCAGAAAGAGAAGGCGTTCAGCCGCGGAAACGCCATGTCGCGCGCCCCGATCTGCAACGGCACGATATAATTGGCAAACCCGAAAATCAGCGGCATCGCCACGAAGAAAATCATGATCGTGCCGTGCATGGTGAACAGGGCGTTGAAGGTTTCGGGGTTGACCAAATGGTTGCCCGGCAGCGCCACCTGCAGCCGAATCAAGGTTGCCATGATCCCGCCGGCCACGAAAAACAACCAGGCTGTGCCGATGTACAGCAGCCCTAGCTTTTTGTGGTCGACGGTGAAGACGAGGTCGTTGACCCAACCGGTCAGGGTTCCTTTCTCCTGGCCGGGAAGTGCCGGAAACTCCTCCGTCCCGACTTCAATCGTACTGGTTCCGTTTGCCATGTTATTTAAGGGTCTTGAGGTAGGCTAGGATTTGCTCCACCTGGGCTTCTTTGAGCTTCATGTTAGGCATCAGGCAGCCCGGCTTGAGCACCTGCGGGTCCTGCAGCCAGGAGCGCAGGTTGGCATCATCGTTCGGGGCAACCCCCGAGCCCAGCGTCTGCCGGCTGGCGAAGTGGGTAAGGTCCGGTCCGAACACGCCGTCGGCTACGGTTCCGGTAATACGATGGCAGCTGCCGCAGGAATTATCTATAAACTGCCTTTTGCCCTGGTCGGCAGTCGAGTTTTGGGGTGGAACCTGCTTCTGGTCCGCAACCCACTTTTGAAAATCCTCCTTCGATTCAACGATGACGCGGATGAGCATGTTGGCGTGCTGGTCGCCGCACAACACCGTGCAGTTGCCCAGGTAAACGCCGGCATCCCACGGCTGGATGAACATCGTGTTTTCGTAGTTGGGTACCAACCAGCTTTTGCCTCCCAGTTCAGGTACCCAGAAACCATGGTTCGTATCAGCCGAATGCAGGATCAGTTGCGTGACCTCGCCGGTCTTCCGGTCATCGACCGGAACGTGCAATTCGTTGGCGGTGACGATGTCCTCTTTCGGGTAACGGAATTCCCACCAGTACCGGTGGCCGACCACCACGACCTGGAGGTCGTTCGGGTTGCTCCGCGGCGCGCGAAGCTCGCCGATGGTTCGGGCTGTGACCAGAGCCAGCACCACCACGATCAAAATCGGCGGCACCGCCCAGGCCAGTTCGATCGCCGCGCTGCCGTAAACCTGCGGCGGCTCAGCATTGTCGTCTTCGGGGCCGCGCCGCCGGTAGCGCCAGATGGCGTACACGGTCAGGCCCCCGACGATCAGAAATATACCGGCGCAGATGACCATCGTCAGCACCGCGATCTGCATCAACGTATCGGCCGGACCCGAGTGCGGCTCGAAAATGTTCTGGATCGGACGCATCGGCAGGCTTGAACCCTGCGCCCACGCCGAAGCCCCCTGCGCCAGCCAGAGCAAGGTCACCAAACCTGCCCCGGAGCGGGCCGGGGGCGGTCCACCCGGAAAAAGTTTTCGAAGTTTGCCCTTCTGACACCGCTCCTGACTGACGCCGGTCGACCTGCTCAAGCGCTCTCCCAAAAGGCCCTGGGTATCAACGCAATTCATTCGGCTCGCTCCATGGCTTCGTGGTGTTCTCTTCCTATATTATCGAACCATAAGTTTTTCTAATACTTCTTCGTCCCTTTTTACAGATCGTGGGGGCGGGACGGGGGGAAAACTGCGGACCTAAGTAGATACTGAAAAAGGGATGAACCAGCGCCATTCGTCCAGCTTTTTTTTACGTTACCCTTTTCAATTTTTGACCAGCCCAACTGGTCCCGGTACGCCGGATTTCCCCTTCTGTTCGTTGGAGAGGCCGTTTCCGGCTTATGCAATGAAGGAAGATTTTGCCCGGGGTGCCGCCCTTGCTCCCTCCCGCCGGTTGCGGTAGAGCTTTTGAACCGACGCAATGAACCTAGAATTCAAGTTTGATCCGGACGGTTTGATCCCGGCGATCGTGCGGGAAAGCCGGCCGCCCGGCCGGGTGTTGATGATGGCCTGGATGAACCGCGAAGCCCTCGCGCGCACCCTCGAAACCGGCCTGATGCATTACTGGAGCCGCTCGCGCCGCAAACTGTGGCTCAAAGGCGAAAGCAGCGGCCACACTCAGCGGGTGCAACGCTGGTTTGCCGATTGCGATCGGGATGCCTTATTGTTCGAGGTGGAACAGGTCGCCGGTGCGTGCCATACCGGTTACCGGTCCTGCTTTTTCCAGGAACTGGATCGTGAAGGAAACCCCTTGCCGGTCCGGGAATCCAAGGTGTTTGAGCCGGAGGCTGTGTACCGCTGATGAATCCGCACCCGTTGTACCCGTCGTTTGCGGAGTTTGCCGAACTGGCCAAACAGGGCAACCTGGTCCCCGTCTATACGGAGTTCGTGGCCGATTACGAGACTCCGCTCAGCGTGCTTGAAAAAATCGATGACGGCCGGCGCTCTTTTCTCTTCGAATCGGCCGAACTGAACGACCATGTCGGGCGGTATTCGATCCTGGGCAGCCAGCCGCGGGTCTACTTCGAAAGCCGTGGCGCCGAAATCCTGATTGAAGAAAACGGACGCGAGGAGCGTTTTATCACGAATTCAGACCCGCTGACGGAGGTTAAACGCCTGATGGGACGCTACCGTGCGGTGTCCCTCCCGAATTTGCCGCCTTTTGCAGGGGGCGCCGTCGGCTACATCGGTTTCGATGTGGTCCGTTTCTTTGAGCCGACGGTATCGCCGCCGCCGGCGGATACCCTGCAACTGCCGGATTCGGTGTTCATGATCACCGACAACTTCCTGGTTTTCGATCACCGGTTCCGTCGCCTGAAGATCGTGGCGCTCGCCCTCCTGGAGGATCAGGACCCGGAAACGGCTTACCGGGAGGCGGGGGCGAGGGTTCATGGGATCATCGGCCGGCTGCAGGCGCCGACGTCCAGCCGGTTGATGAACGCCGCACCGATCCCCGCCTCGCTGCAGCCGGTCAGCAACACCACCCGTGAGGAATTTTACGAGATGGTGGAGCGGGCCAAAGAGCATATCCGGGCCGGTGACATCTTCCAGATTGTGCCTTCGCAGCGTTTCGAAGCGCCTTTTCGGGGTGATCCGCTGGCGTTATATCGCGCGCTTCGCTTCGTGAACCCGTCGCCCTACCTGTTCTGCCTGCGTCTGGGCGAGCGTTTCGCGCTGGTCGGAAGTTCACCCGAGGTGCACGTGCGCCTCCAGGGACGGAAAGTGGAGATCCGGCCCCTGGCGGGTACCCGCCGGCGGGGCGCAACTCTGGAGGAAGATCAGAAACTTGCGGAGGAACTCCTGTGCGACCCCAAAGAGCGTGCCGAACACGTCATGCTGGTTGACCTGGCGCGGAACGACGTCGGCCGGATCTGCGATTACGGTTCAGTCAAGGTTTCCGACCTGATGACCATCGAGCGCTACAGCCATGTGATGCACATCGTCTCGCACGTGGCCGGCTGTCTGCAGGAAGGCCGGGACGCCTACGACGTCATGCGCGCCACCTTTCCCGCCGGCACGGTCTCGGGTGCCCCCAAAGTGCGGGCCATGCAGCTCATCAATGAGTTCGAAAAAGCCAAACGCGCCGTCTACTCCGGGGCGATCGGCTATTTCGGTTTCGATGGGAACCTCGATTCCTGTATCGCCCTCCGGACGGTGGTCATGAAAGACGGCATGGCCTACGTGCAAGCCGGCGGCGGCGTGGTTGCGGACTCCACCCCGGAAGGCGAATATCAGGAGAGCGTGAACAAGGCGATGGCCCTGTTCCGGGCCATCGAGCGGGCCCAACAACTGTTATGATGCTGGTTATCGACAATTACGATTCGTTCACTTACAACCTCGTCCAGTATTTCGGGGACTTGGGAGCCAGCATGGCCGTCCGCCGCAACGACGAGATTACGCTGGATGAGGCCCGAAAGTTGGACCCGGAACGCATCTGTTTATCGCCGGGACCTGGAACGCCCCTGGAAACGGGGATCTGTAACGACCTGATCCGTTATTTCGGCCCGCGCGTTCCGATCCTGGGCGTCTGCCTCGGACATCAATGCATCGGGCACGTGTACGGCGGCGAGGTCGTTCGGGCGGACCGGTTGATGCATGGCAAGACCTCCCCCATCCTGCACGAAGGCGATGGCGTGTTCGCCGGGTTGCCGAACCCGTTTGAAGCGACCCGTTACCATTCATTGATCGTCCGGCGTGAAACCCTGCCGCCGGACCTGGAGATCCTGGCCGAAACCTCCGACGGCGAGATTATGGGGCTGCGGCACCGCCGGCACCCTGTCCACGGGGTGCAATTCCACCCGGAGTCAATCCTCACCCACGAGGGTCGGAAGCTCCTGGCCAACTTCCTCGCGATGCGAGGGTGAGGAGTAACTGGTGCCAAGTGCCGAATGAAAGAGCCTCTGCCGTTCCGTTTCATGCGTCCCGAT includes the following:
- the ctaD gene encoding cytochrome c oxidase subunit I, with the translated sequence MANGTSTIEVGTEEFPALPGQEKGTLTGWVNDLVFTVDHKKLGLLYIGTAWLFFVAGGIMATLIRLQVALPGNHLVNPETFNALFTMHGTIMIFFVAMPLIFGFANYIVPLQIGARDMAFPRLNAFSFWLTFFGGCLLLLSYVTGPSLYAAGGPPEVAWFALAPLSSRAFYPGPSVDYWSLALLVSGIGSVTGGINIMTTIFCYRTKGMTLYRMPLFTWLSLTTMFLVVVFLPPLSAAQIMLLLQRYLGAKFFEPLAGGSPILWQHFFWIFGHPEVYILVLPAFGILNEVVPVFSRKPIFGYPMMVAASVLIGFVSAGVWAHHMFTVGLNSFSVTFFAFATMVIAIPTGLKIFNWLGTMWGGKIRFEVPMLFSIAFILQFLIAGLTGIMLGVAPYDWQLNDSYFVIAHFHYVIVGGIVMAIFSGTYFWYPKAFGRMLDHRLGLWHFWLFTIGFHLTFDPQHFAGILGMPRRIYTYQPGRGWEIWNLLSTIGALIQGVASVIFIFNLFWSAWRGKKAGEDPWDAWTLEWATTSPPPDYNFETLPEVRSRRPLWDLKHPEDPDWKFE
- a CDS encoding cytochrome c oxidase assembly protein, coding for MDVNDAIYGSWSFRLEPVLLLFLAGVVYLRGWFRVRRLAPGRFDGWRLCCFEGGLFTVFIAICSPLDAFGSLLLQVHMVQHLLLMMVAPALLLLGQPYLPLLSGMPRWLARDVAGPLLTSPWLKQAGRRLTHPAVCWLAYVAATLLWHLPPFYELTLHSSAWHEFEHACFLTTALLFWWPVIQPWPSRPRWPRWAMIPYLLLADFENTALSAFLSFYDRVLYPTYERVPRLGNISAVSDQNIAGAIMWVPGSLLFLIPAGVIAWQFLSPPRRYRPMPVPAGSSLSPARYPSGPRRTDLLRLPYLGRVLKSLVTRRVIQSVLFLLAAAIVADGFFGPQVAPLNLAGVLPWIHWRGFTVIALVLLGNVFCYACPFTFLRDIGRKFLPADRNWPRALRSKWIAVLLLAIYLWAYEAFSLWNSPWLTAWIIVGYFTAAFVIDGIFRGASFCKYVCPIGQFHFFQAWFSPFEVRVRTPDVCRDCRSHACIRGDKIQRGCELRLFQPRKQSNQDCTFCLDCVRACPHDNVGVIAVKPAAALGHDLSTSGVGKISRRLDLLAIFTVLIFGAYANAAAMVSPVAGFLEWFRLSFGLLPYPVAVAWFYVVLVMVLPGVLLGACGWISQTFGNCRLAIKDIISQFLVDLAPLGAAMWLAHFMFHLFAASHAPIPILQRILTDLHWLPANLPAWHPRSWAFPEWLDVEFFLLDLGFLVSLLGLWRTARRLGGTGSGAALRLALPWMGAALVLFAAGVWILFQPMQMRGLMMQ
- the hisI gene encoding phosphoribosyl-AMP cyclohydrolase yields the protein MNLEFKFDPDGLIPAIVRESRPPGRVLMMAWMNREALARTLETGLMHYWSRSRRKLWLKGESSGHTQRVQRWFADCDRDALLFEVEQVAGACHTGYRSCFFQELDREGNPLPVRESKVFEPEAVYR
- a CDS encoding cytochrome b N-terminal domain-containing protein gives rise to the protein MNALRNAANWLDRRLHLVKLWEQTAGHPVPVSTGSWFYTFGSMTTLCLVMQLVTGILLAFVYVPSAAESYQTLETLNFITPLGWFMRGMHYWGSNMMVIMMALHMTQVFLWGAYKYPRELTWITGVVLLLVTLGMAFTGQVMRWDADAYWGVGIGAAIMGRVPVIGGDLVSLLLGGPIIGSETLSRFFALHVFIIPGTLLAMLAVHLRLVLGKGINEVPAPGVQVRRATYDKFYHRVLRDQGAPFVPDVVSKDLVANGLLLIAIVCLALFVGPKGPAIPAQPNLVISEAKPDFPFLWLLSAAALLPNGSEYVLFFVMPVIAIGILFLLPFVCGEGEKNWRRRPVSIIAVILIYLTIGMLTYAGMTGPWSPHMEAWSNNLLPPDLLKDRTPVELAGAVVFQNKQCRNCHAVGEDGGQRGPNLTRIGTRMTQPQLVRQVIQGGGNMPAYGNTLSQEEVRCLVAYLASLHPRNEIPARDPEIPSKGYRAGEPAGLQPVKNAPPPPGVEQPPRADHHD
- the trpE gene encoding anthranilate synthase component I, producing MNPHPLYPSFAEFAELAKQGNLVPVYTEFVADYETPLSVLEKIDDGRRSFLFESAELNDHVGRYSILGSQPRVYFESRGAEILIEENGREERFITNSDPLTEVKRLMGRYRAVSLPNLPPFAGGAVGYIGFDVVRFFEPTVSPPPADTLQLPDSVFMITDNFLVFDHRFRRLKIVALALLEDQDPETAYREAGARVHGIIGRLQAPTSSRLMNAAPIPASLQPVSNTTREEFYEMVERAKEHIRAGDIFQIVPSQRFEAPFRGDPLALYRALRFVNPSPYLFCLRLGERFALVGSSPEVHVRLQGRKVEIRPLAGTRRRGATLEEDQKLAEELLCDPKERAEHVMLVDLARNDVGRICDYGSVKVSDLMTIERYSHVMHIVSHVAGCLQEGRDAYDVMRATFPAGTVSGAPKVRAMQLINEFEKAKRAVYSGAIGYFGFDGNLDSCIALRTVVMKDGMAYVQAGGGVVADSTPEGEYQESVNKAMALFRAIERAQQLL
- a CDS encoding c-type cytochrome yields the protein MKKYFGRQHFLCGLAGLACLTVTGCGRFPGQPRPEDRWKPPSSITEFTTLYQTNCRACHSDGKDLTPSIAMNNPLYLAVIPRDVLRKVVSEGVQNSLMPGFEEGHNGDLTAEQMDSLVNGIYDWAKNGAPAAGTALPPYSAPPADAGRGGTAFKTYCASCHNEDGNGGKGGSVVNSDYLHLVSDQYLRSVVIAGRPELGMPNYQQLVPNKPMSPEEISDVVAWLISHRQRTSPELVEAGAPGPTPITH
- a CDS encoding ubiquinol-cytochrome c reductase iron-sulfur subunit, which gives rise to MDPDHDHDHDINEHTPPPGIRADSPSRRDFLFGLGVGLNAIAAAMVGVPLIGFVLASFRKPPPTWISLGSLSQFPENTTRMASFTNPGARPEDGPTAHIPVWVRRLAQNEITVFAVNCTHLGCPVRWFEESKLFLCPCHGGAFYADGEHAAGPPPRPLYKYESKIENGELQINGGYLPTIAHPLSPKA
- a CDS encoding aminodeoxychorismate/anthranilate synthase component II, whose protein sequence is MMLVIDNYDSFTYNLVQYFGDLGASMAVRRNDEITLDEARKLDPERICLSPGPGTPLETGICNDLIRYFGPRVPILGVCLGHQCIGHVYGGEVVRADRLMHGKTSPILHEGDGVFAGLPNPFEATRYHSLIVRRETLPPDLEILAETSDGEIMGLRHRRHPVHGVQFHPESILTHEGRKLLANFLAMRG
- the coxB gene encoding cytochrome c oxidase subunit II, translated to MNCVDTQGLLGERLSRSTGVSQERCQKGKLRKLFPGGPPPARSGAGLVTLLWLAQGASAWAQGSSLPMRPIQNIFEPHSGPADTLMQIAVLTMVICAGIFLIVGGLTVYAIWRYRRRGPEDDNAEPPQVYGSAAIELAWAVPPILIVVVLALVTARTIGELRAPRSNPNDLQVVVVGHRYWWEFRYPKEDIVTANELHVPVDDRKTGEVTQLILHSADTNHGFWVPELGGKSWLVPNYENTMFIQPWDAGVYLGNCTVLCGDQHANMLIRVIVESKEDFQKWVADQKQVPPQNSTADQGKRQFIDNSCGSCHRITGTVADGVFGPDLTHFASRQTLGSGVAPNDDANLRSWLQDPQVLKPGCLMPNMKLKEAQVEQILAYLKTLK
- a CDS encoding heme-copper oxidase subunit III, which encodes MTLVILTESALFTIFVVAYVYYMGKSLSGPYPHEVLELPILGSIMLFGSSGTIVRAEHWLKHNNLPRFHLWWGVTVLLGLGFLVYTGMEWNKLIYREHLTLNSNLFGSTYYSLVGLHASHVVVGALLLSMVLIASLRGSIQHRHHEHIEMISWYWHFVDAVWVVVLTVVYIISPRVY